One Blattabacterium cuenoti DNA window includes the following coding sequences:
- a CDS encoding FeoA family protein, whose product MNLSDLKKGKKGIIKGYKNDNFPIKLLELGILPGVEFEIVFVSIFCDPLCISYNQSCLALRKKEAENILIEPI is encoded by the coding sequence TTGAATTTATCTGATCTAAAAAAAGGAAAAAAAGGTATTATTAAAGGATATAAAAACGATAATTTTCCTATAAAATTATTAGAATTAGGAATTTTACCTGGAGTAGAATTTGAAATAGTTTTTGTGTCAATTTTTTGTGATCCACTATGTATTAGTTATAATCAATCTTGTTTAGCATTAAGAAAAAAAGAAGCAGAAAATATATTAATTGAACCTATATGA
- a CDS encoding 5-formyltetrahydrofolate cyclo-ligase — translation MIYNKKYIRKIYLFNRINHFSKNDIYNMSYEIFYRLKKISIWEKNIFHIFLSIEKLNEVNTFMIVHHLLKKRKIITIPHTNFKNFYINNCILEKNTILIKNKYGILEPYYKKLMNPIFIDVIFLPLIIFDHKGYRVGYGKGFYDKFIFLCKKNIIKIGLSFFNPIEIIYDINDNDLNLDLGITPYNTFFFNKKLIKKKFKNIPN, via the coding sequence ATGATATATAATAAAAAATATATTAGAAAAATTTATTTGTTTAATAGAATAAATCATTTTTCAAAAAATGATATTTATAATATGAGTTATGAAATTTTTTATAGATTAAAAAAAATTTCTATTTGGGAAAAAAATATTTTCCATATTTTTTTATCTATAGAAAAATTAAATGAAGTCAATACATTTATGATTGTTCATCATCTTTTAAAAAAAAGAAAAATTATTACTATTCCTCATACAAATTTTAAAAATTTTTATATTAATAATTGTATTCTTGAAAAGAATACAATTTTAATAAAAAATAAATATGGAATATTAGAACCATATTATAAAAAATTAATGAATCCTATATTTATTGATGTTATATTTTTACCATTAATAATTTTTGATCATAAAGGTTATAGGGTAGGTTACGGAAAAGGTTTTTATGATAAATTTATTTTTTTATGTAAAAAAAATATTATTAAAATAGGATTAAGTTTTTTTAATCCTATAGAAATAATATATGATATAAATGATAATGATTTAAATTTAGATTTAGGAATAACTCCTTATAATACATTTTTTTTTAATAAAAAATTAATTAAAAAAAAATTTAAAAATATCCCAAACTAA
- a CDS encoding D-alanine--D-alanine ligase yields MKKIAIVMGGFSGESSISLKSGKFIFKNLCKKRYDPYEVHISKEKWVVKIDENHEYSINKDDFSVIIDNCKLIFDCVFIAIHGTPGEDGILQAYFDLLKIPYTGCDFYHSNITFNKKYCLPFLKDFGINVPNYLFINKNQNFCKKNILDKIGIPCFVKPSKSGSSLGISKINKKNELDSALEKAFRLDKEIIIESFLKGKEVSVGVYSFNNEIKVLPITEIISQNDFFDFQSKYSGKSQEITPAKLSFEIENNIIKIAKKVYEILNLSGMSRAEYIVVDKTPFFLEINTIPGFSKESIFPKQLKSAGLSLPDFFHNVIESCIK; encoded by the coding sequence ATGAAAAAAATAGCTATTGTAATGGGAGGTTTTTCAGGTGAATCATCTATTTCATTAAAAAGTGGTAAATTCATTTTTAAAAATTTATGCAAAAAAAGATATGATCCATATGAAGTTCATATTTCAAAAGAAAAATGGGTAGTAAAAATAGATGAAAATCATGAATATTCAATAAATAAAGATGATTTTTCTGTAATCATAGACAATTGCAAATTAATTTTTGACTGTGTATTTATTGCTATACATGGTACTCCTGGTGAGGATGGAATTTTACAAGCTTATTTTGATTTATTAAAAATTCCATATACTGGTTGTGATTTTTATCATTCTAATATAACATTTAATAAAAAATATTGTTTACCATTTTTAAAAGATTTTGGGATAAATGTCCCTAATTATCTTTTTATAAATAAAAATCAGAATTTTTGTAAAAAAAATATTTTAGATAAAATAGGAATTCCTTGTTTTGTAAAACCTAGTAAATCTGGATCTAGTTTAGGAATAAGTAAAATTAATAAAAAAAATGAGTTAGATTCTGCATTAGAAAAAGCTTTTCGATTAGATAAAGAAATTATAATTGAATCTTTTTTAAAAGGGAAAGAAGTATCAGTTGGAGTATATTCATTTAATAATGAAATTAAAGTTTTACCTATAACAGAAATAATTAGTCAAAACGATTTTTTTGATTTTCAATCAAAATATTCTGGAAAATCTCAAGAAATAACTCCAGCAAAATTATCATTTGAGATTGAAAATAATATTATAAAAATTGCTAAAAAAGTATATGAAATTTTAAATTTATCTGGTATGTCTAGAGCAGAATATATTGTTGTAGATAAAACCCCATTTTTTTTAGAAATTAATACAATACCTGGATTTTCAAAAGAAAGTATTTTTCCTAAACAATTAAAATCTGCAGGGTTATCCTTACCAGATTTTTTTCACAATGTTATAGAATCATGTATCAAGTAA
- a CDS encoding PASTA domain-containing protein — protein MVKIKYLFIIIINILFSIFLVHKISQITFRWIDSYTKHGIYVIVPNLQYLTLSKSISIIEKLGLKYNIKNIYKNEIKSFNKHKVIYIYPKYGSCVKKGRCIFIWINYNSKELFKPVLPNILNKTESTAIDILNKNHILIKKIKYHKVKNNNRNNIVLKVIYKNQVINHGYLFPFYKNYITLIIGKIDNNLTPIPNVIGMTTNHAIPIFIEKKLKKIIYHVDNKIYTIFINNVWNNNIFNKYKNKKIYKQYHYNEIIHIWIKSKKNTIDKNDIDHKTEKNTIDKNDIDHKIEKNTIDKNDIDHKIEKNTIDKNDIDNNIIHRKFLGNTKNKSQGNTKNKTQGNTKNKSQGSIKNQSQGNTKNKTQGNTKNKTQGNTKNKTQGNTKNKAQGNTKNKTQGNTKNKAQGNTKNKAQGSIKNQSQGNTKNKTQGNTKNKTQGNTKNKAQGSIKNQSQGNTKNKTQGNTKNKTQGNTKNKAQGSIKNQSQGNTKNKAQRSIKNQSQAQGNTKNKSQGIINNKTQGNTKNKSQGNTKNKSQGNTKNKTKGSIKNKSQGNIKNKTQGNTKNKTQGNTKNKTQGNIKNKTQGNTKNKTKGSIKNKAKGSTKKSKPYSLC, from the coding sequence ATGGTGAAAATAAAATATTTATTTATTATAATAATCAATATACTATTTTCCATATTTTTAGTACATAAAATATCACAGATAACATTTAGGTGGATTGATTCTTACACTAAACATGGAATTTATGTAATTGTACCAAACCTACAGTATTTAACTCTTTCAAAATCTATATCTATAATAGAAAAATTAGGTTTAAAATATAATATAAAAAATATTTATAAAAATGAAATTAAGTCATTTAATAAACATAAAGTTATATATATATATCCTAAATATGGATCTTGTGTAAAAAAAGGGAGATGTATTTTTATATGGATCAATTATAATTCTAAAGAATTATTTAAACCTGTCTTACCAAATATTTTAAATAAAACAGAATCCACAGCTATAGATATTCTCAATAAAAATCATATTCTAATTAAAAAAATTAAATATCACAAAGTAAAAAATAATAATAGAAATAATATAGTATTAAAAGTTATTTACAAAAATCAAGTAATCAATCATGGATATTTATTCCCTTTTTATAAAAATTATATTACTTTAATAATAGGAAAAATAGATAATAATCTTACACCTATTCCTAATGTAATTGGAATGACTACAAATCATGCAATTCCTATTTTTATAGAAAAAAAATTAAAAAAAATTATTTATCATGTTGATAATAAAATATATACTATATTTATTAATAACGTATGGAATAATAATATTTTTAATAAATATAAAAATAAAAAAATTTATAAACAATATCATTATAATGAAATTATTCACATATGGATTAAATCAAAAAAAAATACGATTGATAAAAATGATATAGATCATAAAACTGAAAAAAATACGATTGATAAAAATGATATAGATCATAAAATTGAAAAAAATACGATTGATAAAAATGATATAGATCATAAAATTGAAAAAAATACGATTGATAAAAATGATATAGATAACAATATAATTCATAGAAAATTTTTAGGAAATACAAAGAACAAATCGCAAGGGAATACAAAGAATAAAACGCAAGGAAATACAAAAAACAAATCGCAAGGAAGTATAAAGAATCAATCACAAGGAAATACAAAGAATAAAACACAAGGAAATACAAAGAATAAAACGCAAGGAAATACAAAGAATAAAACGCAAGGGAATACAAAGAATAAAGCGCAAGGAAATACAAAGAATAAAACGCAAGGGAATACAAAGAATAAAGCGCAAGGAAATACAAAGAATAAAGCGCAAGGAAGTATAAAAAATCAATCACAAGGAAATACAAAGAATAAAACGCAAGGAAATACAAAGAATAAAACGCAAGGGAATACAAAGAATAAAGCGCAAGGAAGTATAAAAAATCAATCACAAGGAAATACAAAGAATAAAACGCAAGGGAATACAAAGAATAAAACGCAAGGAAATACAAAGAATAAAGCGCAAGGAAGTATAAAGAATCAATCACAAGGAAATACAAAGAATAAAGCGCAAAGAAGTATAAAGAATCAATCACAAGCACAAGGAAATACAAAGAACAAATCGCAAGGGATCATCAATAATAAAACGCAAGGAAATACAAAGAACAAATCGCAAGGAAATACAAAGAACAAATCGCAAGGAAATACAAAGAATAAAACGAAAGGAAGTATAAAGAACAAATCGCAAGGGAATATAAAGAATAAAACACAAGGAAATACAAAGAATAAAACACAAGGAAATACAAAGAATAAAACGCAAGGGAATATAAAGAATAAAACACAAGGAAATACAAAGAATAAAACGAAAGGAAGTATAAAGAATAAAGCGAAAGGGAGTACAAAAAAATCAAAACCATATAGTTTATGCTAA
- a CDS encoding HIT family protein, with translation MKHNIFRKIIDNEIISYKIAENIDHLAFLDIYPLKIGHTLVIPKNNYEKKIFSMSEKNFISIMIFSRKIAIGIEKSIPCNRVGMFIMGFEIPHIHIHLIPMDKESDADFFSERINLSKEKFKLISNKIKNSVIL, from the coding sequence ATGAAACATAATATTTTTCGTAAGATAATTGATAATGAAATTATTTCTTATAAAATAGCTGAAAATATTGATCATTTAGCTTTTTTAGATATATATCCATTAAAAATAGGACATACATTAGTTATTCCAAAAAATAATTATGAGAAAAAAATTTTTTCTATGTCAGAGAAAAATTTTATTTCTATAATGATTTTTTCTAGAAAAATAGCCATAGGAATAGAAAAATCAATACCTTGTAATCGTGTGGGGATGTTTATTATGGGTTTTGAAATTCCTCATATACATATCCATCTTATACCAATGGATAAAGAATCTGATGCCGATTTTTTTTCAGAAAGAATAAATTTATCTAAAGAAAAATTTAAATTGATATCTAATAAAATAAAAAATTCAGTTATACTATAA
- a CDS encoding alpha/beta fold hydrolase, whose product MNNPIYIKDNYKFFSSKNSKNFTIVMIHGFMGSSKIWEPIYNVLYKKFRIILIDVPGHGYSTFFKKNILTMEYIADLIIKYVLKKNNIENAIFFGHSMGGYISLAIAEKVPKLFLGLCLLHSTTKSDTIEKQKIRINSIKLIKNNYNNFVIKTIKKWFNPNKIYLLKNEINFTKKIALLNYNQGIISTLMGIAFRKERSFLLKKYSFPKLYIMGKYDLILNKKEIYEEVSKGINTNIIEIPTGHMGHVESPKRVISILEKFIYSV is encoded by the coding sequence ATGAATAATCCGATTTATATAAAAGATAATTATAAATTTTTTAGTTCAAAAAATTCTAAAAATTTTACAATTGTAATGATTCATGGATTCATGGGGAGCTCAAAAATATGGGAACCTATATATAATGTCCTTTATAAAAAATTTAGGATCATTTTAATAGATGTACCTGGTCATGGATATAGTACATTTTTTAAAAAAAATATATTAACGATGGAATATATTGCTGATTTAATTATAAAATATGTACTAAAAAAAAATAATATAGAAAATGCTATTTTTTTTGGTCATTCTATGGGAGGTTATATTTCTTTAGCTATCGCAGAAAAAGTACCTAAATTATTTTTAGGATTATGTTTACTTCATTCTACTACGAAATCTGATACTATTGAAAAACAAAAAATTCGTATTAATTCAATTAAACTTATAAAAAATAATTATAATAATTTTGTAATAAAAACTATTAAAAAATGGTTTAATCCCAATAAAATTTATTTATTAAAAAATGAGATTAATTTTACTAAAAAAATAGCTTTATTAAATTATAATCAAGGAATTATATCTACTTTGATGGGAATAGCATTTAGAAAAGAAAGAAGTTTTCTTTTAAAGAAATATTCATTTCCTAAATTATATATAATGGGGAAATATGATTTAATTTTAAATAAAAAAGAAATATATGAAGAAGTTAGTAAAGGAATTAATACCAATATTATAGAAATACCTACTGGACATATGGGGCATGTAGAATCCCCCAAAAGAGTTATAAGTATACTAGAAAAATTTATATATTCAGTATAA
- the feoB gene encoding ferrous iron transport protein B, which translates to MNKNKVIKLALVGNPNVGKTSLFNKLTGLNQKIGNYTGVTVDKKIGFFHHKENYYQIIDLPGTYSIYPSSEDEEIIMRLLLNKKSTDYPDKIIVVADSSNIKKSLFLLRQIQDLGFPVLFVLNMIDEAKKNGILINIKKIKKLLFTDVVSVNARKGHGLNILKYKLENHQINKKKFFFNPESYYFSAIKEIKKNFLINSYQSWYYLSSNKIFNFQSNYKNIIIKKIKKKYGIISRRLQIKETIVRYEEINKIYSNTIYHIKKNNSNFSRKIDDILIIHPIFGYITFFFILFFIFQCIFFWAELPKNYIEFFFSFFQKKIENIYHGPLSNFLSQGIIPGIITVLTFVPQISILLFFLFLMEESGYINRVVFLMDKIMRPFGLNGKSIVPMISSIACAIPAIISSRHIENYRDRLITILITPFIACSARLPVYILIISLIIPNKKWYIFQLRGLMLMMMYLIGIISAFIVAMILNKILKKNYNSHLIIEIPTYKVPILKNIFINIWIHIKSFIFNTGKIILLTNIIIWVLGSYGPNKKNIFSIKEQKLNKSYLGLLGKKIEPIIHPLGYDWKIGIGLLSSFVAREVFVSTMNSLYKIEHQKKEDLNEKMKKDLNKDTKKPIYNFSTGLSLLSFYTFSMQCTSTLFIIKKETKSWIFPTFQFIFMTILSYITSFLIYQTLNICGNI; encoded by the coding sequence ATGAATAAAAATAAAGTTATTAAACTAGCTCTAGTAGGAAATCCTAATGTTGGAAAAACATCTTTATTCAATAAACTTACTGGTCTAAATCAAAAAATAGGAAATTATACAGGAGTAACAGTTGATAAAAAAATTGGTTTTTTCCATCATAAAGAAAATTACTATCAGATAATAGATTTACCTGGAACGTATAGTATTTATCCTTCATCTGAAGATGAAGAAATAATTATGAGATTACTATTAAATAAAAAAAGTACAGATTATCCAGATAAAATCATTGTTGTAGCTGATTCTTCTAACATAAAAAAAAGTTTGTTTTTATTAAGACAAATACAAGACTTAGGATTTCCAGTGTTATTTGTGTTAAATATGATAGATGAAGCAAAAAAAAATGGAATATTAATAAATATAAAAAAAATAAAAAAATTACTTTTTACAGATGTTGTTTCAGTTAATGCAAGAAAAGGACATGGATTAAATATTTTAAAATATAAATTAGAAAATCATCAAATAAATAAAAAAAAATTTTTTTTTAATCCAGAATCCTATTATTTTTCTGCTATAAAAGAAATAAAAAAAAATTTTTTAATTAATTCTTATCAATCTTGGTATTATTTATCGTCTAATAAAATTTTTAATTTTCAATCAAATTATAAAAATATTATAATAAAAAAAATTAAAAAAAAATATGGAATCATTTCTAGAAGATTACAAATAAAAGAAACTATAGTAAGATATGAAGAAATTAATAAAATTTATTCTAATACAATTTATCATATAAAAAAAAATAATTCAAATTTTTCTAGAAAAATTGATGATATTCTAATTATACATCCAATATTTGGATATATAACATTTTTTTTTATTTTATTTTTTATTTTTCAGTGTATATTTTTTTGGGCAGAACTTCCAAAAAATTACATAGAGTTTTTTTTTTCATTCTTTCAAAAAAAAATAGAAAATATTTATCATGGTCCATTAAGCAATTTTTTATCACAAGGAATAATACCTGGAATAATAACTGTTCTTACTTTTGTTCCACAGATTTCTATTCTTTTATTTTTTTTATTCCTTATGGAAGAAAGTGGTTATATAAATAGAGTAGTTTTTTTAATGGATAAAATTATGCGTCCTTTTGGATTAAATGGGAAAAGTATTGTTCCAATGATTTCTAGTATTGCATGTGCAATTCCTGCTATCATATCATCTAGACATATAGAAAATTATAGAGATCGTTTGATAACAATATTAATAACTCCTTTTATCGCTTGTTCTGCAAGATTACCTGTTTATATATTAATAATTTCTTTAATCATACCCAATAAAAAATGGTATATTTTTCAATTAAGAGGACTAATGTTGATGATGATGTATTTAATAGGAATTATATCAGCTTTTATTGTAGCTATGATTTTAAATAAAATTCTAAAAAAAAATTATAATAGCCATTTAATTATAGAAATTCCAACTTATAAAGTTCCTATATTAAAAAATATATTTATAAATATATGGATACATATTAAATCATTTATTTTTAATACAGGAAAAATAATATTATTAACAAATATAATAATTTGGGTATTAGGATCATACGGACCAAATAAAAAAAATATCTTTTCTATAAAAGAACAAAAACTTAATAAATCTTATCTTGGTTTATTAGGAAAAAAAATTGAACCTATTATTCATCCATTAGGATATGATTGGAAAATAGGAATTGGATTATTATCATCCTTTGTAGCAAGAGAAGTTTTTGTTAGCACTATGAACTCTCTATATAAAATAGAACATCAAAAAAAAGAAGATTTAAATGAGAAAATGAAAAAAGATCTTAATAAAGATACAAAAAAACCAATTTATAATTTTTCAACAGGTTTATCTCTATTATCTTTTTATACATTTTCTATGCAATGTACAAGTACTTTATTTATTATTAAAAAAGAAACTAAATCATGGATTTTCCCTACATTTCAATTTATTTTTATGACAATATTGTCATATATAACATCGTTTTTAATATATCAAACATTAAATATATGTGGGAACATATAA
- a CDS encoding type III pantothenate kinase: MLLTVNIGNSNIRFGLFKKKFNNLKCNYSWIISSSYHRSLDEYTLLFMNIYKKNNILLKKIKYIVIGSVVPSLTRIIIQSLKKIYKIDPFIVNRYSTSSVKHYSHQLGTDLYANAVASNEIYKRTTTLIIDFGTALSLTCIDKNGVIKGIIIAPGINSSLISLVGNTSQLPKIKLKKPLTVLGNYTELCIQSGIIYGYLSMIEGLIDKVNQEIGIKCFVIATGGLSHIYAPLTRKIHINDKLHTIKGLKILFHFNYKKKL, from the coding sequence ATGTTATTAACCGTAAATATTGGAAATTCAAATATTCGTTTTGGTTTATTTAAAAAAAAATTTAATAATTTAAAATGTAATTACTCATGGATTATTAGTTCTAGTTATCATAGATCATTAGATGAATATACTTTATTATTCATGAATATATATAAAAAAAATAATATTTTATTAAAAAAAATAAAATACATTGTAATTGGATCTGTAGTACCTTCTTTAACAAGAATAATTATACAATCTTTAAAAAAGATATATAAAATTGATCCCTTCATAGTTAATAGATATTCTACCTCATCTGTTAAACATTACTCTCATCAATTAGGAACAGATTTATATGCTAATGCAGTGGCATCAAACGAAATATATAAACGTACTACTACCTTAATAATTGATTTTGGTACTGCTTTAAGTTTAACTTGTATTGATAAAAATGGAGTAATTAAAGGTATAATTATTGCTCCTGGAATTAATAGTTCATTAATATCTTTAGTAGGTAACACATCTCAATTACCTAAGATCAAATTAAAAAAACCACTTACTGTACTGGGTAATTATACCGAATTATGTATTCAAAGTGGAATTATATATGGATACTTAAGCATGATAGAAGGATTAATTGATAAAGTTAATCAAGAAATAGGAATAAAATGTTTTGTTATTGCAACTGGAGGTTTATCGCATATATACGCTCCTTTAACAAGAAAAATTCATATTAACGATAAATTACATACGATAAAAGGATTGAAAATTTTATTTCATTTTAATTATAAAAAAAAATTATAG
- the rseP gene encoding RIP metalloprotease RseP, with product MFERFIQLIFSISILIIIHELGHFIFSILFKVRVEKFFLFFNPWFSIIKKKIGKTIYGIGWIPLGGYIKISGMVNDEKEIPLKKWEFRSKSPIKKFLIISGGIIFNIFLSIIIFSLLTFKYGESNLPIKNVPYGIEVNNIGYKIGLKNGDKILSINNEPCYYFNNLTRLILLGDTIVINRNGKVINLLLYDKKKFFFNESKLSLFLQPRVPPIIDKVIKKSYADKYKLYSNDEILTINYYPIMFRDQLRNIIDNNKGKNIVIGINRNGNFIKKTIPFNYKNIIGVHLKNFLGIHKIFSIEKKNYSIINSFLHSFIKSWIILKNQISFFKNIFDLNTKAYKQIGSFFSIAKEFPNTWNWYIFWNITATLSIWLAFINFLPIPSLDGGYIVFILLEMIIGKKYSEIILKRVTNIGFLIISFLMIIVLVWDIFKFFFN from the coding sequence ATGTTTGAACGTTTTATACAATTAATTTTTAGTATATCAATACTAATTATCATTCATGAATTAGGTCATTTTATTTTCTCTATTTTATTCAAAGTTAGAGTTGAAAAATTTTTTTTATTTTTTAATCCATGGTTTTCTATTATAAAAAAAAAAATAGGTAAAACTATTTATGGAATAGGATGGATTCCGTTAGGTGGTTATATAAAAATATCTGGTATGGTTAATGATGAAAAAGAAATTCCACTTAAAAAATGGGAATTTAGATCTAAGTCACCAATAAAAAAATTTTTAATAATTTCAGGAGGAATAATTTTTAATATTTTTTTATCCATTATTATATTTTCATTATTAACATTTAAATATGGAGAGTCTAATTTACCAATAAAAAATGTTCCATATGGAATTGAAGTAAATAATATAGGATATAAAATAGGATTAAAAAATGGAGATAAAATATTATCTATTAATAATGAACCATGTTATTATTTTAATAATCTTACAAGATTAATTTTATTAGGTGATACAATAGTTATAAATAGAAATGGAAAGGTTATTAATCTTTTATTATATGATAAAAAAAAATTTTTCTTTAACGAAAGTAAATTAAGTTTATTTTTACAACCTAGAGTACCTCCTATTATAGATAAAGTTATAAAAAAATCTTATGCAGATAAATATAAATTATATTCAAATGATGAAATACTAACTATTAATTATTATCCCATTATGTTTCGAGATCAATTACGAAATATTATTGATAATAATAAAGGTAAAAATATTGTAATAGGTATTAATCGAAATGGAAATTTTATTAAAAAAACAATTCCATTTAATTATAAAAATATTATTGGAGTTCATTTAAAAAATTTTTTAGGAATTCATAAAATTTTCTCTATCGAAAAAAAAAATTATTCTATAATTAATAGTTTTTTACATAGTTTTATAAAATCATGGATTATATTAAAAAATCAAATATCATTTTTTAAAAATATTTTTGATTTAAATACTAAAGCTTATAAACAAATAGGAAGTTTTTTTTCTATAGCTAAGGAATTTCCAAATACATGGAATTGGTATATATTTTGGAATATAACTGCAACTTTATCTATTTGGTTAGCATTTATAAATTTTCTTCCAATTCCATCATTAGATGGTGGTTATATAGTTTTTATTTTACTAGAAATGATTATAGGTAAAAAATATAGTGAAATAATATTAAAACGTGTCACCAATATTGGATTTTTAATAATTAGTTTTTTAATGATCATTGTTTTAGTTTGGGATATTTTTAAATTTTTTTTTAATTAA
- the greA gene encoding transcription elongation factor GreA encodes MEKFEYITKKGLKKLQKEIERLENIERPKISLQIAEARDKGDLSENAEYDAIKEAQSMLEINIAKLKKKLYNTRIIDGEKINKTRVSILSTVKVKNISCEKEQIYTLVPEGEADLKSGKISINTPISIGLLGKQVGQIAQIELPNKMTIYYKILEITFNET; translated from the coding sequence ATGGAAAAATTTGAATATATAACTAAAAAAGGATTAAAAAAATTACAAAAAGAAATAGAAAGATTAGAAAATATAGAACGTCCAAAAATATCTCTTCAAATAGCAGAAGCTAGAGATAAAGGTGATTTATCAGAAAATGCTGAATATGATGCCATAAAAGAAGCACAAAGTATGTTAGAAATAAATATAGCTAAATTAAAAAAAAAATTATATAATACAAGAATTATAGATGGTGAAAAAATAAATAAAACTAGAGTATCTATTCTCTCTACGGTAAAAGTAAAAAATATTTCTTGTGAAAAAGAACAAATATACACCTTAGTTCCAGAAGGTGAAGCCGATTTAAAATCAGGAAAAATATCCATTAATACTCCTATATCTATAGGATTATTAGGTAAACAAGTAGGACAAATTGCACAAATTGAATTACCTAATAAAATGACAATTTATTATAAAATATTAGAAATTACTTTTAATGAAACATAA
- a CDS encoding RluA family pseudouridine synthase — protein sequence MNTILIGKNQKKIRIDQFIKNKIHHISRNQIQKYIKMGYILVNKRIINNNYIIQPYDHIKIDIPLKTPIKKLNFISEKIDINIIHEDDDILIINKPSGMVVHPGYGNESGTLINGIKYYLNSKCSNLYRCGLVHRLDKDTSGILVVAKNNKSQKNLIKQFFYRKIHREYIALVWGKIPKKCGIINGFIKRNPKDRKKMINSNFDNYGKYSITYYNVIERFNKYLTYVSCKLGTGRTHQIRVHFKYIGHPIFNDSVYNKRKFFFKKMSKKYKIFFKKCFKILSKQALHAVSISLIHPNNGKKCYFYCPIPNDLKKVLKFCRDFFHYNNIPCNIK from the coding sequence ATGAATACCATTTTAATAGGAAAAAATCAAAAAAAAATTCGTATAGATCAATTTATAAAAAATAAAATTCATCACATTAGTAGAAATCAAATACAAAAATATATTAAAATGGGATACATTCTAGTTAATAAACGTATTATAAATAATAATTATATAATTCAACCATATGATCATATTAAAATTGATATACCATTAAAAACTCCAATAAAAAAATTAAATTTTATTTCAGAAAAAATTGATATAAATATTATACATGAAGATGATGATATTTTAATTATAAATAAACCATCTGGTATGGTAGTTCATCCAGGATATGGTAACGAATCTGGTACGTTAATTAACGGTATTAAATATTACTTAAATTCAAAATGTTCAAATTTATATAGATGTGGATTAGTACATAGGTTAGATAAAGATACTTCAGGTATATTGGTTGTAGCAAAAAATAATAAATCTCAAAAAAATTTAATAAAACAATTTTTTTATAGAAAAATTCACAGAGAATATATAGCTCTAGTATGGGGTAAAATTCCAAAAAAATGTGGTATAATTAATGGTTTTATTAAAAGAAATCCAAAAGATAGAAAAAAAATGATTAATAGTAATTTTGATAATTACGGTAAATACTCCATAACTTATTATAATGTTATAGAAAGATTTAATAAATATTTAACATATGTTTCCTGTAAATTAGGAACCGGTAGAACTCATCAAATAAGAGTACATTTTAAATATATAGGACATCCTATTTTTAATGATTCTGTTTATAATAAAAGAAAATTTTTTTTTAAAAAAATGTCTAAAAAATATAAAATTTTTTTCAAAAAATGTTTTAAAATTTTATCAAAACAAGCTTTACATGCAGTGTCCATATCATTAATTCATCCAAATAATGGAAAAAAATGTTATTTTTATTGTCCAATACCAAACGATCTAAAAAAAGTATTAAAATTCTGTAGAGATTTTTTCCATTATAATAATATTCCATGTAATATAAAATAA